In Carya illinoinensis cultivar Pawnee chromosome 10, C.illinoinensisPawnee_v1, whole genome shotgun sequence, one DNA window encodes the following:
- the LOC122280123 gene encoding sugar carrier protein C-like — protein sequence MPAVGGIPAGGVPGREYPGKLTPFVTVTCIIAAMGGLIFGYDNGITGGVTTMDPFLKKFFPSVHGNKHENSSTNKYCRYNSEKLTMFTSSLYLAALLSSIVASTVTRKFGRKLSMLFGGVLFCAGAILNGFAQAVWMLIVGRMLLGFGIGFANQSVPLYLSEMAPYKFRGALNIGFQLSITVGILIAEVLNYFFAKIKGGLGWRLSLGGAMVPALIITVGSLVLPDTPNSMIERGKHDVAKKKLIRIRGVEDVEEEFSDLVAASETSKLVEHPWRNLLQRKYRPHLSMAILIPFFQQLTGINVIMFYAPVLFNTIGFGSDASLMSSVITGIVNVGATLVSIYGVDKWGRRFLFLEGGIQMLICQGVVTAAIAAKFGVDGNPGELPKWYAIVVVLFICIYVAGFAWSWGPLGWLVPSEIFPLEIRSAAQSVNVSVNMIFTFIIAQAYLEMLCHMKFGSFLFFAFFVLVMTIFVYFFLPETKNIPIEEMGRVWKTHWYWSRFVSNDEYPNVQMGMAAMEGLKNM from the exons ATGCCTGCCGTCGGAGGGATTCCAGCGGGTGGTGTACCCGGCAGGGAGTACCCTGGCAAACTCACTCCCTTTGTGACTGTAACTTGTATCATCGCAGCCATGGGGGGCTTGATTTTCGGTTATGATAATGGAATTACAG GTGGAGTCACGACAATGGACCCTTTCTTGAAGAAGTTCTTCCCTTCGGTGCACGGGAACAAGCATGAAAACTCGTCCACGAACAAGTACTGCCGGTATAACAGTGAGAAGCTGACAATGTTCACGTCGTCGCTGTATTTAGCTGCTCTGCTTTCATCGATCGTGGCGTCCACTGTGACGCGTAAATTCGGTCGCAAGTTGTCCATGCTATTTGGAGGCGTGCTCTTTTGCGCTGGTGCCATCCTCAATGGCTTTGCACAAGCCGTCTGGATGCTTATCGTTGGCCGAATGTTACTCGGTTTCGGTATTGGGTTTGCCAATCAG TCGGTACCGCTCTACCTCTCTGAGATGGCACCCTACAAGTTCAGAGGAGCTTTAAACATTGGCTTCCAGTTATCTATCACGGTTGGTATCCTTATTGCCGAAGTGTTGAATTACTTCTTTGCTAAGATCAAGGGTGGGTTGGGGTGGCGCTTGAGCTTGGGTGGGGCCATGGTCCCTGCCCTCATAATCACCGTTGGATCACTAGTCCTTCCTGATACCCCCAACTCTATGATTGAGCGTGGCAAACATGACGTGGCCAAGAAGAAACTCATAAGGATTAGGGGTGTTGAGGATGTTGAGGAAGAGTTCAGTGACCTTGTTGCTGCTAGTGAAACATCAAAGCTTGTGGAGCACCCTTGGAGAAACTTGTTGCAAAGAAAATATAGACCCCACCTCTCTATGGCTATCCTAATTCCCTTCTTTCAGCAACTCACTGGAATCAATGTGATCATGTTCTATGCACCTGTTTTGTTTAACACCATTGGATTCGGAAGCGACGCTTCCCTCATGTCGTCTGTGATTACCGGAATTGTTAATGTCGGTGCTACTCTGGTGTCCATTTATGGTGTTGATAAATGGGGAAGGAGATTTCTTTTCCTTGAGGGGGGAATTCAAATGCTCATTTGCCAG GGTGTTGTTACAGCTGCAATTGCTGCTAAATTTGGAGTGGATGGAAATCCCGGTGAGTTGCCCAAGTGGTATGCCATTGTCGTGGTGCTTTTCATTTGCATCTATGTTGCGGGATTTGCATGGTCTTGGGGTCCCCTTGGCTGGTTGGTGCCTAGTGAAATTTTCCCTCTTGAAATCCGATCTGCTGCTCAGAGTGTCAACGTGTCTGTGAACATGATATTCACATTTATCATTGCTCAAGCCTACTTAGAAATGCTTTGCCACATGAAGTTCGGGTCGTTTCTCTTCTTTGCCTTCTTCGTGTTGGTGATGACCATTTTTGTGTACTTCTTCTTGCCTGAAACTAAGAATATCCCAATTGAAGAGATGGGCAGGGTTTGGAAGACCCACTGGTACTGGTCCAGATTCGTGAGTAATGATGAGTACCCTAACGTCCAGATGGGTATGGCGGCAATGGAGGGTCTAAAAAACATGTGA